Proteins encoded in a region of the Chloroflexota bacterium genome:
- the mraZ gene encoding division/cell wall cluster transcriptional repressor MraZ, producing the protein MFLGEFARTIDKKGRLALPAKFRDELAAGVVVTRGVDRCLFVFTREKFNELAERISALPTITNPTARTFSRLLFSGAADCVPDEQGRIILPQYLREYAGLVDGEVVVVGLHTRLEIWNPEAWEGTRSTLEEDASFAAQFAELGI; encoded by the coding sequence ATGTTCTTAGGCGAATTCGCTCGCACCATAGATAAGAAAGGCCGCCTGGCACTGCCTGCCAAATTCCGTGACGAACTGGCCGCAGGCGTGGTGGTAACACGGGGCGTTGACCGCTGCCTCTTCGTTTTCACCCGGGAGAAATTCAATGAACTCGCGGAGCGCATTTCTGCTCTGCCCACTATCACCAATCCTACCGCCCGCACGTTCTCGCGTCTCCTGTTCTCTGGCGCTGCCGACTGTGTTCCCGATGAACAGGGACGCATTATTTTACCACAATATCTACGCGAATACGCCGGACTCGTGGATGGCGAGGTGGTAGTCGTTGGGTTACACACCCGCCTCGAAATATGGAATCCCGAAGCGTGGGAAGGTACACGTAGCACCCTGGAGGAAGATGCCAGTTTCGCTGCCCAATTTGCTGAACTAGGTATATGA
- the rsmH gene encoding 16S rRNA (cytosine(1402)-N(4))-methyltransferase RsmH, with protein sequence MSEHEPVLLEEVLAALAPRSGGRYIDGTIGSGGHARAVLDHSAPDGRLLGIDLDPIAVAQARRALAEYGDRLVLLQGNFAAIGEIAQQYNFAPVDGILFDLGLSSLQLEAPERGFSFQVDGPLDMRFDPQHGPSACDLVNGLPESELADIIYRYGEERRARRIARAIVEARPLRTTGELAHLVARIVKRSGGIHPATRTFQALRIAVNRELENLERALPAAVDLLAEGGILAVISFHSLEDRIVKRFFMEQAKGCVCPPQLPVCACGREPRLRILTRKPIRPSAAEVERNPRSRSARLRVARRETT encoded by the coding sequence ATGAGCGAACACGAGCCTGTGCTGCTCGAGGAGGTGTTGGCTGCGCTTGCCCCCCGATCGGGAGGACGCTACATTGACGGCACAATAGGAAGTGGGGGGCATGCGCGCGCGGTGTTGGATCATTCTGCTCCCGATGGGCGACTTCTGGGCATAGATCTGGATCCCATTGCGGTGGCCCAGGCGCGCCGCGCCCTGGCCGAATACGGCGACAGGCTCGTTTTGCTACAAGGCAATTTCGCTGCCATAGGCGAGATTGCCCAACAATATAACTTCGCGCCGGTTGACGGCATCTTGTTCGACCTGGGACTCTCATCATTGCAATTGGAAGCCCCGGAGCGAGGTTTTTCTTTTCAGGTGGATGGGCCGCTGGACATGCGCTTTGATCCACAGCACGGCCCTTCTGCCTGCGATTTGGTGAACGGCTTGCCAGAATCCGAACTGGCCGACATCATCTACCGGTACGGCGAGGAGCGGCGAGCGAGACGCATCGCGCGGGCCATCGTCGAGGCGCGTCCTCTGAGGACTACCGGGGAACTGGCCCATCTGGTGGCCCGGATAGTGAAACGAAGCGGGGGAATCCATCCCGCGACGCGGACGTTTCAGGCCTTGCGCATCGCCGTCAACCGGGAACTGGAGAACTTGGAGCGCGCGTTACCCGCTGCCGTGGATTTGCTGGCTGAGGGAGGCATCCTGGCTGTGATTTCGTTTCATTCATTGGAGGATCGTATCGTCAAACGATTCTTTATGGAGCAAGCGAAAGGGTGTGTGTGTCCGCCCCAGTTGCCCGTTTGCGCTTGTGGACGGGAGCCCCGGCTGCGCATCCTAACGCGTAAGCCAATTCGGCCCAGTGCGGCGGAAGTGGAGCGTAACCCGCGTAGCCGGAGCGCTCGTCTGAGAGTAGCGCGACGTGAAACCACGTAG
- a CDS encoding penicillin-binding protein 2, with protein sequence MDEPREREGNTRLYLLASVVLAAFLVVVGRFVYLQFWQPLVSHAGTSDNVTESTEEKVEYPPRRGRIYDRDGNLLAVQIITYEIGVNPAKVENPEALAEKLAPLLRESRVVLMEKLLRKSEPWVRLAKEVEPSVAETIMEWGNPALTIDGHPTRVYPQGNFAGHVLGFVNEEQRAFHGVEEYYQTLLSGQPGYRSLGRDSLGNQRCWIVPAQDGADLILTLDREVQYLAEKAISDAVTRYQAERGLVIVLDPRTGEILALAVSPSYDPNKYYLADQTLYANPAVSDHYEPGSVFKIITMAAGLDAGLVRPETTYLDNGSIVVGGRTIRNSDRAAHGQVNMVGVLAHSLNVGAAYISTNLGATRFYDYVHRFGFGQLTGVDLANEVPGSVRVPGDQGWWESDLGMNAFGQGLAVTPLQMITAVAAVANNGVLMKPHIVKAIIRDGVVESVAPQAVRQVISAQTANELTEMLVESTAIAAPGALVPGYSIAGKTGTAEIPIPGGYDPVQTIASFVAYAPADDPRFVALVVLYKPQVDRWGVLSAVPLFHDLAEDLFRLMGIPPDDVRHALH encoded by the coding sequence ATGGATGAGCCGCGAGAGCGTGAAGGCAATACTCGTCTGTACCTGTTGGCTAGCGTCGTGCTGGCGGCCTTTTTGGTTGTGGTGGGTCGGTTCGTGTATCTGCAATTCTGGCAGCCGCTGGTTTCACATGCAGGAACCAGTGACAATGTGACAGAGTCTACAGAGGAGAAAGTCGAATATCCTCCCCGTCGAGGCCGCATTTACGATCGCGATGGTAACCTGCTTGCGGTGCAGATCATTACCTACGAGATTGGGGTGAACCCAGCGAAAGTGGAGAACCCAGAGGCGCTGGCTGAGAAATTGGCTCCTCTCCTGCGGGAGTCGCGCGTTGTGCTGATGGAGAAGCTGCTCCGAAAAAGCGAACCCTGGGTCCGTCTGGCGAAAGAGGTAGAGCCCTCCGTTGCCGAGACGATTATGGAGTGGGGCAATCCTGCCCTGACCATCGACGGCCATCCCACTCGCGTGTATCCGCAGGGGAATTTTGCTGGTCACGTCCTGGGTTTCGTCAATGAGGAACAACGGGCCTTTCATGGGGTAGAGGAATACTATCAAACGCTCCTCAGTGGACAGCCGGGCTACCGTTCGCTGGGTCGCGATTCACTGGGGAACCAGCGATGCTGGATTGTGCCCGCCCAAGATGGGGCAGATCTCATTCTCACTCTTGATCGAGAAGTGCAATATCTGGCAGAGAAGGCGATTTCCGATGCCGTTACCCGCTATCAAGCGGAACGGGGCCTAGTGATTGTCCTGGACCCACGCACGGGCGAGATACTTGCGCTGGCAGTGAGCCCCTCGTATGATCCGAACAAGTACTACCTGGCCGACCAGACACTCTACGCCAACCCTGCCGTTAGCGATCACTACGAACCTGGCTCGGTTTTCAAAATCATCACCATGGCCGCCGGGTTGGATGCGGGTCTGGTTCGGCCGGAGACGACTTATCTCGACAACGGTAGCATTGTAGTGGGCGGCCGCACGATCCGGAACTCGGACCGCGCGGCTCATGGGCAGGTCAACATGGTTGGGGTGCTGGCCCATTCGCTAAATGTGGGTGCCGCGTATATCAGTACCAACTTGGGCGCAACGAGGTTCTACGATTACGTGCACCGCTTCGGGTTCGGCCAACTGACGGGCGTGGATTTGGCGAACGAGGTACCAGGCAGCGTCCGTGTCCCGGGCGATCAAGGGTGGTGGGAATCGGATTTGGGAATGAACGCGTTTGGGCAAGGCCTGGCAGTTACACCCCTGCAGATGATCACTGCGGTAGCAGCAGTGGCCAATAACGGCGTGCTAATGAAGCCGCACATTGTGAAGGCCATCATCCGAGACGGCGTCGTCGAATCCGTTGCTCCGCAGGCAGTCCGTCAGGTGATTTCCGCGCAAACTGCCAACGAACTGACGGAAATGCTGGTAGAATCCACTGCCATTGCTGCCCCAGGGGCCCTGGTGCCGGGTTATAGCATTGCTGGCAAAACAGGCACGGCGGAGATACCGATTCCGGGGGGCTACGACCCGGTTCAGACCATCGCTTCTTTCGTGGCTTATGCGCCCGCCGACGATCCACGCTTTGTGGCTCTGGTGGTGTTGTACAAACCGCAGGTGGACCGTTGGGGGGTCCTGTCGGCGGTGCCATTGTTCCACGATCTGGCAGAGGACCTTTTCCGCCTGATGGGCATCCCGCCCGATGACGTGCGACACGCACTTCACTAG
- a CDS encoding UDP-N-acetylmuramoyl-tripeptide--D-alanyl-D-alanine ligase, which produces MLPLAEVWAGITSQKVPWEASWGFSGAVVDSRLVVAGSLFFALPGERHDGHEFVRDALERGAHGAVVARLDPGWNYPALRWNEPAPAIPPGPPVCFVVPDVLWALQRLGKHWRARFPACRVIGITGSVGKTTTKELIAAVLRQRYLTVKSEGNYNNEIGLPLTCLQLGMETERAVLEMGMYALGEITLLADIGRPQVGVVTNVGPTHLERLGSIERIARAKEELVQSLPSDGVAVLNGDDPRVRAMGARAPTSRTFYYGLRPENTLWASDIGSYGLEGIALRFHYQGDEVFAKLPLLGRHSVYGALAAAAVGLIEDMTWEEIIHGLSDRSARIRLLVTPGVNGSIILDDTYNASPESTMAALNLLAEMPGRKVAVLGDMLELGDFEVEGHRLVGRRAAEVAEILVTVGQRGRLIGEEALTYGMPAHRVHILADNQSAAALLADILQADDFVLVKGSRGMAMEQIIAAIARGD; this is translated from the coding sequence ATGTTGCCATTGGCTGAAGTGTGGGCCGGGATCACGTCCCAAAAGGTCCCTTGGGAGGCATCGTGGGGTTTCAGTGGCGCTGTGGTGGATTCCCGGCTTGTGGTAGCGGGCAGCCTGTTCTTCGCCCTGCCGGGCGAGCGTCACGACGGGCATGAGTTCGTCCGCGATGCTCTCGAGCGAGGAGCACACGGGGCGGTGGTAGCGCGGTTGGACCCGGGCTGGAATTATCCCGCGCTCAGGTGGAACGAACCCGCACCGGCGATACCGCCAGGGCCACCGGTCTGTTTCGTGGTGCCCGATGTGTTGTGGGCTCTACAAAGGTTGGGAAAGCACTGGCGAGCGCGTTTCCCTGCCTGTCGAGTCATTGGCATCACAGGCAGCGTGGGCAAGACGACGACCAAGGAACTGATTGCCGCTGTGCTTCGCCAGCGCTATCTTACAGTGAAGAGTGAGGGCAACTACAATAATGAAATTGGTCTGCCTTTAACATGCTTGCAACTGGGGATGGAAACGGAACGCGCGGTTCTGGAAATGGGGATGTATGCTTTGGGTGAAATCACGCTCCTGGCCGATATTGGTCGGCCCCAGGTGGGTGTGGTTACCAATGTTGGTCCCACGCACCTGGAACGCCTGGGTTCTATCGAGCGTATTGCCCGGGCCAAGGAGGAATTGGTGCAATCTCTGCCCTCGGATGGCGTCGCGGTGTTGAACGGCGATGACCCCCGAGTCCGTGCTATGGGCGCTCGTGCACCGACATCGCGGACGTTTTACTACGGCTTGCGACCCGAGAATACTCTCTGGGCCAGCGATATCGGGAGTTATGGGCTGGAGGGCATTGCCCTACGCTTTCATTACCAGGGCGACGAGGTGTTCGCGAAACTGCCTCTCTTGGGGCGACACAGCGTTTACGGCGCTCTCGCCGCGGCCGCAGTCGGACTCATCGAGGATATGACCTGGGAAGAAATCATCCATGGCCTAAGTGACAGGAGCGCCCGCATCCGATTGCTTGTCACACCTGGTGTGAATGGGAGCATCATCCTGGATGACACTTACAATGCCAGCCCTGAATCTACTATGGCTGCTCTGAATCTATTGGCTGAAATGCCGGGGCGTAAGGTCGCGGTCTTGGGTGATATGCTGGAATTAGGCGATTTTGAAGTGGAGGGGCATCGCTTGGTTGGCCGACGCGCTGCCGAAGTGGCAGAGATACTCGTGACCGTTGGTCAGCGGGGGCGGCTGATTGGTGAGGAAGCCCTGACCTATGGCATGCCGGCACATCGCGTCCATATCCTGGCCGACAACCAGTCTGCGGCGGCCCTGCTGGCAGATATCCTGCAAGCAGATGATTTCGTGCTGGTGAAGGGCTCTCGAGGCATGGCGATGGAACAGATTATCGCCGCGATCGCGCGAGGGGACTGA
- a CDS encoding phospho-N-acetylmuramoyl-pentapeptide-transferase encodes MAEALLWGTISSLITVALGGPCVRLLKRYQIGKRIRIEGPQSHQVKMGTPTMGGLLMVVPVLVITLLSNVIGRYSILLPLGIMVAYAVLGAVDDWIGVKGPTGMGLLARIKFPLQIAIGAIAAIGLQYFLEIGLTAVPTFPRPFDLGIWYIPAAVFVIVSTANAVNLTDGLDGLAGGVAAIAFIAYGIIAYLQGQAYLVTFCFTIVGAILAFLWYNAYPAQLFMGDIGSEALGAALATVALMTGQWLLLPIVGLVFVAEAGSVLIQVAYFKLTKGKRIFRMTPLHHHFELLGWSEVQVTQRFWLVSLWAAMLGIALALT; translated from the coding sequence ATGGCGGAAGCCTTGTTGTGGGGAACTATATCCTCCCTGATCACCGTGGCGCTTGGGGGACCATGTGTGCGGTTACTGAAACGGTATCAGATCGGCAAGCGCATCCGTATCGAAGGACCTCAATCGCATCAGGTGAAGATGGGTACTCCCACTATGGGAGGATTATTGATGGTGGTGCCTGTGCTGGTCATCACCCTTTTGTCCAACGTTATCGGGCGTTATTCCATCCTGTTGCCGCTGGGGATCATGGTGGCATACGCTGTGCTTGGCGCAGTAGATGATTGGATCGGCGTGAAGGGACCTACGGGAATGGGTTTGTTGGCGCGCATTAAATTCCCGCTGCAAATCGCCATCGGGGCAATCGCGGCCATCGGACTCCAATACTTCTTGGAGATCGGCCTCACCGCGGTTCCCACGTTCCCGCGCCCCTTCGATCTGGGCATCTGGTACATCCCAGCAGCCGTCTTCGTGATCGTGAGCACAGCCAATGCCGTCAACCTGACCGATGGCTTGGACGGGCTGGCGGGAGGCGTAGCGGCTATCGCGTTCATTGCTTATGGGATCATCGCTTACTTGCAAGGGCAGGCGTATCTGGTAACCTTTTGTTTCACCATCGTGGGCGCGATACTGGCTTTCCTGTGGTACAACGCCTACCCTGCGCAACTGTTCATGGGCGACATCGGCTCAGAGGCTCTCGGGGCGGCATTGGCCACCGTGGCGTTGATGACGGGACAATGGTTGCTTTTGCCCATCGTGGGGTTGGTGTTCGTGGCCGAAGCGGGGTCGGTCCTCATCCAGGTGGCCTATTTCAAACTCACGAAGGGGAAGCGCATTTTCCGCATGACTCCGTTGCATCACCATTTCGAACTTCTGGGGTGGTCCGAGGTGCAGGTGACGCAGCGGTTTTGGCTCGTCAGCCTTTGGGCGGCTATGTTGGGCATCGCCTTGGCGCTGACGTGA